The Caproicibacterium lactatifermentans genome contains a region encoding:
- the hslO gene encoding Hsp33 family molecular chaperone HslO, whose amino-acid sequence MDRMIRCLTESSHIMACAVDSTYMVATAQQIHHTSPTATAALGRLLTGTSMMGAMLKDQGSSLQVKISGGGPIGSLTAEADCFGNCHGYAVHPEADLPLKPNGKLNVGGVVGRNGLLTVVRDDKGHKPYSGQTQLVSGEIAEDLAAYYAYSEQIPTVCALGVLVGKENEAQILAGGLLIQGMPGVTGDELEQLEKNAAKLPAVTKMLACGNSIEDMCDLALQGMPFKKLDESKVAYACGCSKQRVLRALSTLSPADIRSLANKKTGYAEATCQFCGRKYRFSEEELQCLAATVEKSKNNK is encoded by the coding sequence ATGGATAGAATGATTCGTTGCCTTACAGAAAGCAGCCACATTATGGCTTGTGCTGTAGATTCTACTTACATGGTAGCAACAGCACAGCAGATTCACCATACCAGTCCAACCGCAACAGCCGCTTTGGGCCGTTTACTGACAGGAACATCTATGATGGGTGCCATGTTGAAAGACCAGGGCTCCAGCTTACAAGTGAAAATCAGTGGTGGAGGCCCAATTGGGAGCTTAACGGCAGAAGCAGACTGCTTTGGAAATTGTCACGGATATGCTGTACATCCTGAAGCGGACCTTCCGCTGAAACCAAACGGAAAATTGAACGTAGGTGGAGTTGTTGGCCGTAATGGTCTGTTAACCGTTGTCCGCGATGATAAGGGCCATAAACCCTACTCGGGACAGACCCAGCTTGTGTCAGGAGAAATTGCAGAAGACTTGGCAGCGTACTATGCATATAGTGAGCAGATACCTACGGTGTGTGCTTTGGGTGTTTTGGTGGGAAAAGAAAACGAGGCGCAGATACTGGCCGGCGGCTTGCTGATACAGGGTATGCCGGGTGTTACAGGGGATGAGCTGGAACAGCTGGAGAAGAATGCAGCAAAATTGCCCGCCGTTACAAAAATGCTGGCTTGTGGGAATAGCATAGAAGATATGTGTGACCTGGCTTTACAGGGAATGCCGTTTAAAAAGCTGGACGAAAGCAAAGTAGCCTATGCCTGTGGCTGTTCAAAACAGCGGGTGCTGCGCGCGCTGTCAACGCTGTCTCCAGCAGACATTCGTTCTTTGGCAAATAAGAAAACTGGATATGCGGAAGCAACATGCCAATTTTGTGGGCGTAAATATCGTTTTTCCGAGGAAGAACTGCAGTGCTTGGCGGCTACTGTCGAAAAAAGCAAAAACAACAAATAA
- a CDS encoding YerC/YecD family TrpR-related protein: MNSKIKDDSVDFLFQAVLSLKTPEECYAFFEDLCTVPEIKAMSQRLLVAHMLSTKQNYQHIVHITHASTATISRVNRSLNYGCDGYKLVFDRLDKKAEENDKKETKNDQ; this comes from the coding sequence TTGAATTCAAAAATTAAAGATGACAGTGTAGATTTCCTTTTTCAGGCGGTACTTTCTTTAAAGACTCCAGAGGAATGCTATGCTTTTTTTGAGGATTTGTGCACCGTGCCGGAGATTAAGGCCATGTCACAACGCTTGCTGGTTGCGCATATGTTGAGTACAAAGCAGAACTATCAGCATATTGTACACATCACACATGCATCTACTGCAACAATCAGCCGAGTAAACCGTTCGTTAAATTACGGGTGCGATGGTTATAAGTTGGTTTTTGACCGCTTGGATAAAAAAGCAGAAGAAAACGACAAAAAAGAAACGAAGAATGACCAATAA
- the lysA gene encoding diaminopimelate decarboxylase: MLNEDLKINQEGHLLFGGADTVALAKQYGTPLYVMNENRIRKICNMYKQSIEKCYHGNGLPLFASKAFCCKEICRIMNDEGMGLDVVSGGELYTAMQAGFPPERIQFHGNNKTTEEMKYALTCGVGHFVVDNLTELHTLDNLAGCMHGHANILLRIKPGIDAHTHKFIRTGQIDSKFGFALETGEAMAAVKEALQAKNVTLTGLHCHIGSQIFEIQPFLLAAKVMLTFIRDIKAETGAELQELNLGGGFGIKYTEQDQPVPYDQYMEQVSKTVHSCCSEYNLALPKIYIEPGRSIVGESGLTLYTIGAVKSIPNTRTYVSVDGGMTDNPRYILYQSTYEAIVANKAEKPRDYTVTIAGRCCESGDLIQEHTPIQKCAPGDILAVLSTGAYNYSMASNYNRVPRPAVVFVKDGSPRVAVRRESYADLVQNDL, translated from the coding sequence ATGCTGAATGAAGATCTGAAAATCAATCAAGAAGGTCATCTGTTATTTGGCGGTGCGGATACAGTTGCACTGGCCAAACAATATGGCACGCCGCTCTATGTTATGAATGAGAACAGGATTCGTAAAATCTGCAATATGTACAAACAGTCCATTGAAAAATGCTACCATGGCAACGGACTACCGCTCTTTGCCAGTAAAGCATTTTGCTGCAAAGAAATCTGCCGCATTATGAACGACGAGGGAATGGGACTGGATGTTGTGTCCGGTGGAGAACTGTACACTGCCATGCAGGCAGGGTTCCCGCCAGAACGTATTCAGTTCCACGGTAACAATAAAACGACGGAAGAAATGAAATACGCGTTAACCTGTGGTGTCGGTCATTTTGTGGTGGATAATTTGACAGAGTTACATACGCTGGATAATCTGGCCGGTTGTATGCACGGTCATGCCAATATTCTGCTGAGGATTAAGCCCGGTATTGATGCCCATACCCATAAATTCATTCGTACCGGCCAGATAGATTCCAAGTTTGGCTTTGCACTGGAAACGGGCGAGGCTATGGCGGCGGTGAAAGAAGCCCTGCAGGCGAAAAATGTTACTTTGACTGGCCTGCACTGCCATATTGGTTCCCAAATTTTCGAGATTCAGCCCTTCCTGCTGGCGGCCAAAGTAATGCTGACTTTTATACGGGATATTAAGGCGGAAACAGGTGCAGAGTTGCAGGAACTCAATTTGGGCGGCGGCTTTGGTATTAAATATACCGAGCAGGACCAACCGGTTCCTTATGACCAGTACATGGAGCAGGTTTCAAAAACTGTACATAGTTGCTGCAGTGAATACAATCTGGCACTGCCTAAAATTTATATCGAGCCAGGCCGTTCCATTGTGGGAGAATCGGGTTTAACACTCTATACCATAGGTGCTGTTAAAAGCATTCCGAATACTCGGACCTATGTTTCGGTTGATGGCGGCATGACAGATAATCCCCGCTACATTCTGTATCAATCCACTTATGAAGCAATCGTTGCAAACAAGGCAGAAAAGCCACGGGATTATACCGTGACGATTGCCGGCCGCTGCTGCGAATCCGGCGATTTGATACAGGAACACACACCTATCCAGAAGTGCGCCCCCGGGGACATCTTGGCGGTTCTCTCCACCGGTGCCTATAACTATTCAATGGCGTCTAATTACAACCGTGTTCCACGCCCGGCGGTCGTCTTTGTAAAGGACGGCAGCCCGCGTGTCGCTGTGCGCAGAGAATCCTATGCAGACCTTGTGCAGAACGATTTGTAA
- the yihA gene encoding ribosome biogenesis GTP-binding protein YihA/YsxC, translated as MKIESAQFEFAAGIKEQLPKGTLPEIVFSGKSNVGKSSLINKLLNRKSLARVSGQPGKTATINFYRLDGCRFVDLPGYGYAKVSKEEKLRWAELVDGYFAEDRPVVLVIQILDMRHEPTENDMQMIQFLLHNQFPFLLLATKSDKLNVSQRRERQSALQQLSEQTHAPLHIFSARSGEGVGNLRSAIKKACESTK; from the coding sequence ATGAAGATTGAATCGGCACAGTTCGAATTTGCTGCAGGGATAAAAGAACAACTGCCAAAAGGAACGCTTCCTGAAATCGTATTTTCCGGGAAATCAAATGTAGGAAAATCTTCGCTCATCAATAAGCTGCTTAACCGGAAGTCCCTTGCACGGGTGAGCGGGCAGCCAGGGAAAACAGCGACAATCAATTTTTATCGTTTAGATGGCTGTCGTTTCGTTGACCTACCTGGATATGGTTATGCAAAGGTATCCAAAGAAGAAAAGCTGCGCTGGGCCGAGCTGGTGGACGGTTATTTTGCCGAAGACCGTCCCGTTGTTCTGGTAATACAGATTTTAGATATGCGTCATGAACCAACGGAAAACGATATGCAGATGATACAGTTTCTTTTGCACAATCAGTTTCCGTTTTTGCTGCTGGCAACCAAAAGCGATAAACTGAACGTTTCACAGCGCAGGGAAAGGCAGTCGGCATTGCAGCAGTTGTCCGAGCAGACACATGCCCCACTTCACATCTTTTCCGCCCGCAGCGGGGAGGGCGTAGGAAATCTGCGTTCTGCTATCAAAAAGGCTTGTGAATCCACGAAATAA
- the lon gene encoding endopeptidase La, giving the protein MVIEKVDPVQLAPEDTQILPTLVLRGLVIFPGMMLQFDVGRRKSILALGKSMEEGQLIFLVTQKDLSVDDPGSKDIYSVGVVARIRQIVRRTDDGIRLFTEGLYRAKVCAVKTENPFLLTEVEKIEDKKRNSTPNSEALIRYTQSLFQDYIQNYTHVAPDIVMGVVQKKDCGELADYIAMNVSLDYDKKQEILEELHPYRRLKKLSAMLKSELRILSIESKISEKAKDQIDENQRDYYLREQMKAIADELGEVDNPLQEADQLRDRVKKAGLPQEQEEKLLKECDRLARMPEGSHEGSVIITYVETCLSLPWNKSSKDHIDLQKARRVLDRDHYGLTKVKDRIIESLAVKKLNPDVQGQILCLVGPPGVGKTSIAHSVAEAMGRKYVRVSLGGVHDESDIRGHRRTYIGAMPGRIINAIQKAGTNNPVLLLDEVDKLGNDYRGDPSSALLEVLDSAQNSTFEDHYVDMPFDLSKVFFITTANDASNIPEPLYDRMDVITLGSYTHEEKFQIATKYLVPKQLKNSGISNKNLRIAPSAIRAVIGGYTREAGVRGLERQISTICRKSAVKIVEDPELVVRVTPKNLENFLGPCKFRDESLNKKDTVGLVNGLAWTSVGGVMLPIEVAVMSGTGKIELTGSLGDVMKESARTAISCIRTRADKLGIPSDFYSKYDIHIHAPEGAVPKDGPSAGAAMATAITSALTKIPIHHDVAMTGEITLLGRILPIGGLREKTMAAYRAGIKTVLIPKDNVSDLEEVDKVVKDSVEFLPMEHIDQVLKNALIKNPFQAVQQ; this is encoded by the coding sequence ATGGTTATAGAAAAGGTGGACCCAGTGCAGCTTGCTCCCGAAGATACACAAATACTACCCACACTTGTTCTGCGTGGATTGGTTATTTTCCCGGGAATGATGCTGCAGTTTGACGTTGGCCGCAGAAAATCTATTCTTGCGCTTGGAAAATCCATGGAAGAAGGCCAGCTGATTTTTCTGGTTACACAAAAGGATTTGTCCGTGGATGATCCGGGCTCGAAGGATATTTACTCCGTAGGTGTCGTTGCCCGCATTCGCCAGATTGTTCGGCGTACAGATGATGGAATTCGTTTGTTTACCGAAGGATTGTATCGGGCAAAGGTATGTGCAGTTAAAACAGAAAATCCTTTCCTGTTAACAGAAGTAGAAAAAATAGAGGATAAAAAGCGGAACTCTACACCGAATTCTGAGGCATTGATTCGTTACACACAATCTTTATTTCAAGACTATATTCAGAACTACACCCATGTGGCTCCCGACATTGTTATGGGCGTTGTGCAGAAAAAGGATTGTGGGGAACTGGCCGATTATATTGCCATGAATGTTTCGCTGGATTACGATAAAAAGCAGGAAATACTTGAGGAGCTTCATCCCTACCGGCGCTTAAAGAAGCTGAGCGCTATGCTGAAATCGGAACTGCGGATTTTATCTATCGAATCCAAAATTTCTGAAAAGGCAAAGGACCAGATAGATGAAAACCAGCGAGATTATTATTTGCGGGAGCAAATGAAAGCGATTGCAGATGAACTCGGTGAAGTTGACAATCCTTTGCAGGAGGCCGACCAGCTTCGGGACCGCGTTAAAAAAGCCGGACTGCCGCAGGAACAGGAAGAGAAGCTGCTGAAAGAATGTGACCGACTGGCGAGAATGCCGGAAGGTTCTCATGAAGGCAGTGTCATTATTACTTATGTAGAAACCTGCCTATCTTTGCCGTGGAACAAGTCATCAAAAGACCATATTGACCTGCAAAAGGCTCGCCGCGTCTTAGATAGGGACCACTATGGCTTGACAAAAGTAAAGGACCGCATTATTGAGTCACTGGCAGTAAAAAAATTGAATCCAGATGTGCAGGGCCAAATTCTATGTCTTGTCGGCCCTCCGGGAGTTGGCAAGACCAGTATAGCGCATTCTGTCGCAGAAGCAATGGGACGCAAATATGTGCGTGTGAGCCTAGGCGGCGTGCATGATGAATCTGATATACGTGGGCACCGCCGAACCTATATTGGTGCTATGCCCGGCAGAATTATCAATGCAATTCAGAAAGCAGGAACAAACAATCCCGTCTTGCTGCTGGATGAGGTCGATAAGCTCGGTAATGATTACCGTGGTGACCCCTCATCTGCTTTGCTGGAGGTTCTAGACAGTGCGCAAAATAGCACATTTGAAGACCACTATGTTGATATGCCATTCGATTTAAGCAAAGTGTTCTTCATTACGACAGCAAATGATGCTTCCAATATACCGGAACCTTTGTATGACCGAATGGATGTCATTACCCTTGGCAGCTATACGCATGAAGAAAAATTTCAGATTGCGACTAAATATCTGGTCCCGAAGCAGCTGAAAAACAGCGGCATTTCCAATAAGAATCTGCGAATTGCTCCTTCAGCAATTCGTGCAGTCATTGGCGGCTATACGCGGGAAGCCGGCGTTCGTGGCCTTGAACGACAGATTTCTACTATTTGCAGAAAAAGTGCTGTGAAAATCGTTGAGGACCCAGAGCTTGTAGTTCGTGTTACGCCGAAAAATCTGGAGAATTTCTTAGGGCCCTGCAAGTTCCGTGACGAATCTTTAAATAAAAAAGATACTGTTGGTTTAGTAAATGGTCTTGCGTGGACTTCCGTGGGTGGTGTCATGCTGCCAATAGAAGTAGCGGTTATGTCTGGAACTGGAAAGATTGAATTGACTGGCTCATTAGGTGATGTTATGAAAGAATCCGCACGGACAGCTATCAGCTGCATTCGTACACGTGCTGATAAACTCGGCATACCGAGCGACTTTTACAGCAAATACGATATTCATATTCATGCGCCGGAAGGAGCTGTCCCTAAGGATGGCCCAAGTGCCGGTGCGGCTATGGCTACCGCTATCACCAGTGCGCTGACGAAAATCCCGATTCACCATGATGTTGCTATGACCGGTGAAATCACGCTGCTTGGGCGTATTTTACCTATCGGTGGTCTGCGGGAAAAAACGATGGCTGCTTACCGGGCAGGCATTAAAACTGTTTTAATTCCAAAGGATAATGTATCTGATTTGGAAGAGGTAGATAAGGTTGTTAAAGACTCTGTTGAGTTTTTGCCCATGGAACATATTGACCAGGTTTTAAAAAATGCTTTAATAAAGAATCCATTTCAGGCAGTTCAGCAGTAA